The following proteins are co-located in the Piscirickettsia litoralis genome:
- a CDS encoding N-acetylmuramoyl-L-alanine amidase: MIFDLDRSVQVSTHWQGHRSRLQLILSASALKENKEKPILWRLARVLIDPGHGGHDPGAVGKNNIYEKNITLSVAKQLMNYLNRLPGVQASLTRDTDQFIGLRERLAKSRQMGADLFISLHADHFKNTRARGGSVFILSREGASSEAAKLLAERENAALIGGHVSLKKTKKNVAEVLLDLSQNATLKQSRQFAGVVLNKLKKSIPLHYKKIQRADFAVLKAPDVPSLLVELGFISHPGEAKKLMQAGYQKRLVSALANGVVSYLEQHPPEQTWFSHRHRYYRVSSGESLSKIALKLKSSLSALRQANHLKGDHIRVGQKLLVPIEKSIG; encoded by the coding sequence GTGATTTTTGATCTGGATCGGTCGGTTCAGGTTTCTACGCATTGGCAAGGGCATCGTAGTCGCTTACAACTGATATTATCTGCATCGGCTTTAAAAGAAAATAAAGAAAAGCCGATATTATGGCGCTTGGCCAGAGTTCTAATCGACCCGGGGCATGGTGGGCATGATCCTGGGGCTGTGGGGAAAAATAACATTTATGAAAAAAATATTACTTTAAGTGTTGCTAAACAATTAATGAATTATTTAAATCGCTTGCCGGGGGTGCAAGCGTCTTTAACACGGGATACAGATCAGTTTATCGGCTTACGTGAACGCTTAGCGAAATCTCGACAAATGGGAGCAGATTTATTTATCTCTTTGCATGCCGATCACTTTAAAAATACTCGAGCTAGAGGTGGTTCAGTTTTTATTTTATCAAGAGAAGGTGCAAGTTCAGAGGCAGCCAAGCTGCTAGCTGAACGTGAAAATGCAGCGCTGATTGGCGGTCATGTTTCTTTAAAGAAAACGAAGAAAAATGTTGCTGAGGTATTATTAGACTTATCACAAAATGCGACGTTAAAGCAAAGTCGCCAATTTGCTGGTGTAGTGCTTAATAAATTAAAAAAATCTATACCATTACACTATAAAAAAATTCAGCGCGCTGATTTTGCCGTACTTAAAGCACCAGATGTGCCCTCTTTACTCGTTGAATTAGGATTTATTTCTCATCCAGGTGAGGCTAAAAAGCTCATGCAAGCGGGTTATCAAAAGCGTTTGGTCAGCGCCTTAGCAAACGGGGTGGTGAGTTACCTGGAGCAACACCCGCCAGAGCAAACCTGGTTTTCTCATCGGCATCGCTATTATAGGGTCAGCTCTGGAGAGTCTTTATCTAAGATTGCCTTAAAACTTAAATCCAGTTTATCCGCATTACGTCAGGCGAATCACTTAAAGGGGGATCATATTCGGGTTGGTCAGAAATTACTGGTGCCTATAGAAAAATCAATAGGTTAA